A section of the Rossellomorea marisflavi genome encodes:
- a CDS encoding YihY/virulence factor BrkB family protein — protein sequence MARKKEVKEYSKGLFQQISANDVTGLAAQIAYYFLLSLFPLLIFVVTLLPYLPVQQDDLLGVVRDYAPGETLKMIEGTLSDVMSNRNSGLLSISIIATIWSASNGMNAIVKSLNRAYDIEETRSFIVQRLTSVALTLGMILVFVVALLLPVFGKQIGLFLFSQFGFSDQFLTLWSGIRWAISPLILFVIFMVLYYFAPNMKIKCLSALPGAIFATVGWVLASLAFSFYVGNFGNYSATYGSIGGIIVLMIWFYLTGIIIMIGGEINAMRTKKDNVAC from the coding sequence ATGGCTCGAAAGAAAGAGGTAAAGGAGTACTCCAAGGGCCTGTTTCAACAGATCAGCGCCAATGATGTGACAGGCTTGGCAGCTCAGATTGCCTATTACTTTCTCCTGTCGCTTTTCCCACTGCTTATATTTGTCGTAACGCTCCTGCCATATTTACCTGTACAGCAGGATGACCTGCTCGGGGTGGTAAGAGACTACGCGCCAGGGGAAACGCTTAAAATGATTGAAGGAACCCTCTCGGATGTCATGTCGAACCGTAATTCAGGATTGCTATCCATCAGTATCATCGCGACAATCTGGTCGGCATCCAACGGAATGAATGCCATTGTAAAAAGCTTGAATCGTGCGTATGACATCGAGGAAACAAGATCGTTCATCGTTCAGCGCCTGACATCCGTTGCCCTTACGCTCGGTATGATCCTGGTCTTTGTTGTCGCGCTGTTGCTCCCTGTATTCGGTAAGCAGATCGGCTTGTTCCTTTTCTCGCAATTCGGGTTTTCCGATCAGTTCCTTACCCTATGGAGCGGGATCCGTTGGGCCATCAGTCCCCTCATCCTCTTTGTCATTTTCATGGTCCTGTACTACTTTGCCCCAAACATGAAGATCAAGTGCCTTAGTGCCTTGCCAGGTGCCATCTTTGCAACAGTGGGGTGGGTGCTCGCCTCTCTTGCCTTCTCCTTTTACGTGGGAAACTTCGGAAACTATTCTGCCACGTATGGAAGCATCGGGGGAATCATCGTCCTGATGATCTGGTTCTATCTGACTGGGATCATCATCATGATCGGTGGAGAAATCAATGCCATGAGAACCAAGAAGGACAATGTTGCCTGCTGA